A window of the Mus pahari chromosome 1, PAHARI_EIJ_v1.1, whole genome shotgun sequence genome harbors these coding sequences:
- the Pwwp2b gene encoding PWWP domain-containing protein 2B isoform X1, translating to MEPRAGCRLPVRVEQVVNGALVVTVSCGERSFAGILLDCTKKSGLFGLSPSTLLPLADNSSAISCHGQVPEEGTGEVMQLETGPLHPHHKDPEKDQPPKTAVPEPPPPLIPPVPAGNLPPFPPYFEGAPFPHPLWLRNTYQQWVPQPPPRTIKRTRRRLSRNRDPGRLILSTIRLRPRQVLCEKCKSTVSPQEASPGPLNTPKPRRRLGSGPDSEHRKPEEPEDSAVIAMAAPRRSKREKREEDRVAGERVPRSPVIKISYSTPQGKGEVVKIPSRVHGSVEPFCPQQSLQNGGQDSEVSRDVEPRGGGDRPPSGSSASIPKLKLTRPVPPTSDLPPPKIRLKPHRLGDGEHEPLYRAELVEELNGCPRGPLASSPALLADGSTHGLEDLSSGSSGEDDDLKRFPQGKHGRDGLAFLVDCPGRRTDCTSESVCSTDSLDELKSSGSEVTSPDTGDMSSGDSASVPSSSADTRQTVPPLTVRLHTQSVSQCVTEDGRTVAVGDIVWGKIHGFPWWPARVLDISLGQKEDGEPSWQEAKVSWFGSPTTSFLSISKLSPFSEFFKLRFNRKKKGMYRKAITEAANATRHVAPEIRELLTQFEM from the exons ATGGAGCCGCGGGCCGGCTGCCGGTTACCGGTGCGGGTGGAACAGGTCGTCAACGGCGCGCTGGTGGTCACCGTGAGCTGTGGCGAGCGCAGCTTCGCCGGGATCCTGCTGGATTGCACGAAAAA GTCTGGCCTCTTTGGCCTATCTCCATCTACTCTACTGCCTCTGGCTGACAACTCTTCTGCCATCAGCTGTCATGGCCAGGTTCCTGAGGAGGGAACTGGAGAAGTGATGCAGCTGGAGACAGGACCTCTGCATCCTCACCACAAAGACCCTGAGAAGGATCAGCCTCCGAAGACAGCTGTGCCCGAGCCACCCCCACCTCTTATACCACCTGTGCCTGCCGGGAACCTGCCTCCCTTTCCACCATACTTTGAGGgtgcccccttcccccacccactaTGGCTAAGGAACACCTACCAGCAGTGGGTACCGCAGCCCCCACCCAGGACCATCAAGCGGACCCGTCGGCGACTTTCCCGAAACCGGGATCCTGGCAGACTCATTCTTAGCACAATCCGCCTGCGGCCACGTCAGGTACTGTGTGAGAAGTGCAAGAGTACTGTGAGTCCTCAGGAGGCAAGTCCTGGCCCCCTGAACACCCCCAAACCCCGCCGGAGGCTAGGCAGTGGCCCTGACAGTGAACACCGAAAGCCAGAGGAACCAGAAGACAGTGCTGTCATAGCTATGGCTGCCCcgaggaggagcaagagggagaagcgGGAAGAGGACAGGGTTGCTGGGGAGCGTGTTCCGAGGAGCCCAGTCATCAAAATCTCCTACAGCACACCACAGGGTAAGGGTGAGGTGGTCAAGATCCCATCCAGAGTGCATGGCTCCGTGGAGCCCTTCTGCCCCCAACAGTCTCTACAAAATGGTGGCCAGGACTCAGAGGTATCAAGGGATGTGGAGCCCAGGGGTGGTGGAGACCGACCACCCAGCGGGTCTTCAGCCTCCATCCCCAAACTGAAGCTGACCCGTCCAGTGCCTCCTACCTCTGACCTGCCACCTCCCAAAATCCGCCTGAAGCCCCACCGGCTGGGGGATGGAGAGCATGAGCCCTTGTACCGGGCTGAGCTGGTGGAGGAGCTGAACGGATGCCCACGAGGTCCACTGGCCAGCTCGCCTGCTCTCCTTGCCGATGGCTCTACCCATGGGCTAGAGGACTTGTCTTCTGGAAGTTCTGGTGAGGACGATGACCTCAAGAGGTTCCCCCAAGGTAAACATGGCCGTGATGGCTTGGCTTTTCTCGTGGACTGCCCTGGGAGGAGAACAGACTGTACTAGTGAATCTGTGTGCAGCACCGACAGCCTGGATGAATTAAAATCATCTGGTTCAGAAGTGACATCTCCAGACACAGGAGACATGTCATCTGGCGACAGTGCCTCTGTTCCTTCATCTTCTGCTGACACTCGCCAGACAGTCCCTCCCCTCACGGTCAGGCTGCACACGCAGAGCGTCTCACAGTGTGTGACTGAAGATGGAAGGACGGTGGCTGTAGGGGACATTGTGTGGGGTAAGATTCATGGTTTTCCTTGGTGGCCAGCGCGTGTCCTTGACATCAGCCTTGGCCAGAAGGAGGATGGAGAACCCTCTTGGCAAGAAGCGAAAGTCTCATGGTTTGGGTCTCCAACTACATCATTCTTGTCTATTTCAAAACTGTCCCCTTTCTCTGAATTTTTCAAACTGAGATTTAACCGTAAGAAGAAGGGGATGTATCGGAAAGCTATAACTGAGGCTGCAAATGCCACACGACACGTGGCCCCAGAAATAAGGGAGCTCTTGACCCAGTTTGAAATGTAA
- the Pwwp2b gene encoding PWWP domain-containing protein 2B isoform X2 yields MEPRAGCRLPVRVEQVVNGALVVTVSCGERSFAGILLDCTKKSGLFGLSPSTLLPLADNSSAISCHGQVPEEGTGEVMQLETGPLHPHHKDPEKDQPPKTAVPEPPPPLIPPVPAGNLPPFPPYFEGAPFPHPLWLRNTYQQWVPQPPPRTIKRTRRRLSRNRDPGRLILSTIRLRPRQVLCEKCKSTVSPQEASPGPLNTPKPRRRLGSGPDSEHRKPEEPEDSAVIAMAAPRRSKREKREEDRVAGERVPRSPVIKISYSTPQGKGEVVKIPSRVHGSVEPFCPQQSLQNGGQDSEVSRDVEPRGGGDRPPSGSSASIPKLKLTRPVPPTSDLPPPKIRLKPHRLGDGEHEPLYRAELVEELNGCPRGPLASSPALLADGSTHGLEDLSSGSSGEDDDLKRFPQGKHGRDGLAFLVDCPGRRTDCTSESVCSTDSLDELKSSGSEVTSPDTGDMSSGDSASVPSSSADTRQTVPPLTVRLHTQSVSQCVTEDGRTVAVGDIVWGHRQ; encoded by the exons ATGGAGCCGCGGGCCGGCTGCCGGTTACCGGTGCGGGTGGAACAGGTCGTCAACGGCGCGCTGGTGGTCACCGTGAGCTGTGGCGAGCGCAGCTTCGCCGGGATCCTGCTGGATTGCACGAAAAA GTCTGGCCTCTTTGGCCTATCTCCATCTACTCTACTGCCTCTGGCTGACAACTCTTCTGCCATCAGCTGTCATGGCCAGGTTCCTGAGGAGGGAACTGGAGAAGTGATGCAGCTGGAGACAGGACCTCTGCATCCTCACCACAAAGACCCTGAGAAGGATCAGCCTCCGAAGACAGCTGTGCCCGAGCCACCCCCACCTCTTATACCACCTGTGCCTGCCGGGAACCTGCCTCCCTTTCCACCATACTTTGAGGgtgcccccttcccccacccactaTGGCTAAGGAACACCTACCAGCAGTGGGTACCGCAGCCCCCACCCAGGACCATCAAGCGGACCCGTCGGCGACTTTCCCGAAACCGGGATCCTGGCAGACTCATTCTTAGCACAATCCGCCTGCGGCCACGTCAGGTACTGTGTGAGAAGTGCAAGAGTACTGTGAGTCCTCAGGAGGCAAGTCCTGGCCCCCTGAACACCCCCAAACCCCGCCGGAGGCTAGGCAGTGGCCCTGACAGTGAACACCGAAAGCCAGAGGAACCAGAAGACAGTGCTGTCATAGCTATGGCTGCCCcgaggaggagcaagagggagaagcgGGAAGAGGACAGGGTTGCTGGGGAGCGTGTTCCGAGGAGCCCAGTCATCAAAATCTCCTACAGCACACCACAGGGTAAGGGTGAGGTGGTCAAGATCCCATCCAGAGTGCATGGCTCCGTGGAGCCCTTCTGCCCCCAACAGTCTCTACAAAATGGTGGCCAGGACTCAGAGGTATCAAGGGATGTGGAGCCCAGGGGTGGTGGAGACCGACCACCCAGCGGGTCTTCAGCCTCCATCCCCAAACTGAAGCTGACCCGTCCAGTGCCTCCTACCTCTGACCTGCCACCTCCCAAAATCCGCCTGAAGCCCCACCGGCTGGGGGATGGAGAGCATGAGCCCTTGTACCGGGCTGAGCTGGTGGAGGAGCTGAACGGATGCCCACGAGGTCCACTGGCCAGCTCGCCTGCTCTCCTTGCCGATGGCTCTACCCATGGGCTAGAGGACTTGTCTTCTGGAAGTTCTGGTGAGGACGATGACCTCAAGAGGTTCCCCCAAGGTAAACATGGCCGTGATGGCTTGGCTTTTCTCGTGGACTGCCCTGGGAGGAGAACAGACTGTACTAGTGAATCTGTGTGCAGCACCGACAGCCTGGATGAATTAAAATCATCTGGTTCAGAAGTGACATCTCCAGACACAGGAGACATGTCATCTGGCGACAGTGCCTCTGTTCCTTCATCTTCTGCTGACACTCGCCAGACAGTCCCTCCCCTCACGGTCAGGCTGCACACGCAGAGCGTCTCACAGTGTGTGACTGAAGATGGAAGGACGGTGGCTGTAGGGGACATTGTGTGGG GTCACCGACAGTGA